From Neobacillus sp. PS2-9, the proteins below share one genomic window:
- a CDS encoding ABC-F family ATP-binding cassette domain-containing protein produces MSVLNVKNLSHGFGDRAIFNDVSFRLLKGEHVGLVGANGEGKSTFMNIVTGKLHPDEGKVEWSRKVRVGYLDQHAVLQKGTTMREALSTAFQYLFDAEAEINDLYAKMGDEGADIDALLAEVGELQETLDSNDFYQINSKVEEVARGLGLDDVGLDRDVDDLSGGQRTKVLLAKLLLEKPEILLLDEPTNYLDEQHIEWLKRYLQEYENAFILISHDIPFLNNVVNLIYHMENQELNRYVGDYDNFLNIYEMKKQQLESAYKRQQQEIANLKDFVARNKASVATRNMAMSRQKKLDKMDVIELGKEKPKPEFNFKEARATSRYIFTAEDLVIGYNEPLSRPLNLKMERGQKIAFVGANGIGKSTLLKSILGLINPISGKVERGEYQHIGYFEQEVKQSNYNTCIEEIWSEFPSMNQAEVRAALAKCGLTTKHIESKIEVLSGGEKAKVRLCKILNTETNVLILDEPTNHLDVDAKEELKRALKAYRGSILMVSHEPDFYREIATDIWNCEDWTTKVF; encoded by the coding sequence ATGAGCGTATTAAACGTAAAAAATTTAAGCCACGGTTTCGGTGATCGTGCGATTTTTAATGATGTGTCTTTCCGACTTTTAAAAGGAGAGCACGTTGGACTAGTTGGGGCAAATGGTGAGGGTAAGTCTACTTTCATGAATATTGTTACTGGGAAGTTGCACCCCGACGAGGGGAAAGTGGAGTGGTCACGAAAAGTTCGTGTAGGTTATTTAGATCAGCATGCTGTACTTCAAAAAGGTACTACGATGCGTGAAGCTTTGAGTACTGCTTTTCAATATCTATTTGATGCTGAAGCAGAAATCAATGACCTTTATGCAAAAATGGGTGATGAAGGTGCTGATATCGATGCATTACTAGCAGAAGTTGGAGAACTACAAGAAACTTTAGATAGCAATGATTTCTATCAAATTAATTCAAAAGTTGAGGAAGTTGCTCGTGGTCTAGGATTAGACGATGTTGGACTTGATCGAGATGTAGATGATCTTAGCGGTGGGCAACGTACCAAAGTTTTGCTTGCTAAGCTTTTGCTAGAAAAACCTGAAATCCTATTACTAGACGAGCCTACGAACTATTTAGATGAACAGCATATCGAATGGTTGAAGCGCTATTTACAGGAATATGAGAATGCATTTATCTTGATTTCACATGATATTCCATTCTTGAACAATGTTGTTAACTTAATCTATCACATGGAAAACCAAGAGTTAAATCGCTATGTTGGTGACTATGATAACTTCTTAAATATTTATGAAATGAAGAAGCAACAGCTAGAGTCTGCTTACAAGCGTCAACAACAAGAAATTGCTAATTTGAAGGATTTCGTTGCTCGTAACAAGGCAAGTGTGGCGACTCGTAATATGGCGATGTCTCGTCAAAAGAAGCTCGACAAAATGGATGTTATTGAATTGGGGAAAGAGAAGCCGAAACCAGAGTTTAACTTCAAAGAAGCTCGTGCAACTAGTCGTTATATTTTCACGGCTGAAGATCTTGTTATTGGTTACAACGAACCACTTTCTCGCCCGCTGAATTTGAAAATGGAACGCGGACAAAAAATTGCATTCGTGGGTGCAAACGGTATTGGGAAGTCTACTCTTTTAAAAAGTATTCTTGGGCTGATTAATCCGATTTCGGGTAAAGTGGAACGTGGTGAGTATCAACATATTGGTTACTTCGAGCAGGAAGTTAAACAGTCTAACTACAACACTTGTATTGAAGAAATTTGGAGCGAGTTCCCAAGTATGAATCAGGCTGAAGTCCGTGCTGCTCTTGCAAAATGTGGATTAACGACGAAACATATTGAAAGTAAAATCGAAGTCCTTTCTGGTGGCGAAAAAGCCAAAGTTCGATTATGTAAAATTTTAAACACAGAAACGAATGTATTAATTCTAGATGAACCTACCAATCACTTGGATGTTGACGCAAAAGAAGAATTGAAGCGTGCTTTAAAGGCCTATCGCGGAAGTATCTTGATGGTATCCCACGAACCTGATTTCTATCGTGAAATTGCGACTGATATTTGGAACTGTGAGGATTGGACTACGAAAGTGTTTTAA
- a CDS encoding DUF1540 domain-containing protein: protein MKLDVKCNVKNCKYWADGDQCVADSIYVIGSHGSRKADTVEETACKTFELHE, encoded by the coding sequence ATGAAATTGGATGTGAAATGTAATGTTAAAAACTGCAAGTATTGGGCTGATGGCGACCAATGTGTAGCTGACTCCATTTATGTAATAGGTTCACACGGCAGCAGAAAGGCCGATACCGTGGAAGAAACAGCTTGCAAAACTTTCGAGCTTCATGAATGA
- a CDS encoding TOMM precursor leader peptide-binding protein → MAAHILIDGEGVLADYIYDQLSPNYLVRRQSILEEVPENTELVLVLHDTWKPSVHQKAEERLRALAIPWFRGFVLLGEGIIGPFVRPGVPGCSQCADIRLMLAGLDRQEMWGLRVKVATGEGLLRDAWASRTGLSQMAILISNEVKKILQGEESSLEERVFITNLKSLTISSHFFLPNSLCPMCSQIPKDTSELAHIKLEPSPKLNPTGYRCRSMDELKNVLVKDYLDYRTGIMNGKMQDIKLPFADVLVNMPLFDGDEGVAGRTNSYEMSELTAILEGLERYCGIEPRGKKKVVRDSYYNLAEKALDPAKVGLHEKEQYARPHFPFKPFHPDKPMNWVWGYSFLQERPILVPELLAYYSLGYGEGFVYETSNGCALGGSLEEAIFHGIMEVVERDSFLLTWYAQLPLPRLDLSSANDKDLQLMVSRIREVAGYDLHFYNSTMEHEIPSVWAVAKNRTSKGANLICAAAANPDPVKAVKSAIYELAGMMFRHDEILEKNRPKYEAMLQDPFAVRTMEDHGMLYGLREAEENLSFLLDENRPLRTFAEEFKCPPVNANLKDDVEDILDRFRMLDLEVIVVDQTTPITKRNGLFCVKVLIPGMLPMTFGHHLTRIQGLERVLNVPVKLGFKKHPLTYEQLNPYPHPFP, encoded by the coding sequence ATGGCTGCTCATATACTTATAGATGGTGAGGGGGTATTAGCGGATTATATCTATGATCAATTGTCCCCAAACTATCTAGTTAGGCGCCAAAGCATTCTTGAAGAGGTTCCCGAAAATACAGAATTAGTTCTTGTGCTGCATGATACCTGGAAACCATCCGTTCATCAAAAAGCGGAAGAGAGGTTAAGGGCTTTAGCTATTCCTTGGTTTCGAGGTTTCGTTTTGTTGGGTGAGGGGATCATTGGTCCATTTGTACGCCCTGGTGTACCGGGATGTTCTCAATGTGCTGACATACGACTTATGTTAGCTGGGCTTGACCGTCAAGAAATGTGGGGGCTTCGGGTGAAAGTGGCAACAGGAGAAGGTTTACTGCGTGATGCATGGGCATCACGAACCGGATTATCGCAAATGGCGATCTTGATTAGCAACGAAGTGAAAAAGATTCTTCAAGGAGAAGAAAGCAGCTTAGAAGAACGGGTGTTCATTACAAATCTGAAATCGTTAACGATCTCGAGCCACTTTTTCTTGCCAAATTCGTTATGCCCTATGTGCAGTCAAATACCTAAAGACACATCTGAATTGGCGCACATAAAGTTAGAACCTAGTCCTAAATTGAACCCCACTGGTTACAGATGTCGTTCGATGGATGAATTAAAAAACGTGCTAGTCAAAGATTATCTGGATTATCGAACGGGAATCATGAATGGGAAAATGCAGGATATCAAGCTGCCGTTCGCCGATGTTTTAGTGAACATGCCGTTGTTTGATGGGGACGAGGGAGTAGCAGGCAGGACCAATTCTTATGAAATGAGTGAGCTAACTGCCATTTTAGAGGGTTTGGAGAGATATTGCGGAATCGAACCTCGCGGCAAAAAGAAGGTAGTTCGTGATAGTTATTACAATTTAGCGGAAAAAGCACTAGATCCTGCAAAAGTAGGTTTGCATGAGAAGGAACAGTATGCAAGACCCCATTTTCCATTTAAACCCTTCCATCCTGATAAACCAATGAATTGGGTTTGGGGTTATTCATTTTTACAAGAACGCCCTATTCTGGTTCCGGAGTTACTGGCCTATTACAGTTTGGGATATGGAGAAGGCTTTGTTTATGAGACCTCCAACGGTTGTGCATTAGGAGGAAGTTTAGAGGAGGCCATTTTCCATGGCATTATGGAAGTAGTCGAGCGAGACTCATTCTTATTAACCTGGTATGCACAACTTCCCCTTCCCCGTCTTGACCTTAGTTCTGCGAATGACAAAGATTTGCAGCTGATGGTGAGCCGGATTCGTGAGGTGGCTGGTTATGACCTGCATTTTTACAATTCGACGATGGAACATGAGATTCCAAGCGTTTGGGCAGTGGCCAAAAACAGAACATCCAAGGGAGCAAACCTCATTTGTGCAGCCGCAGCGAATCCTGATCCTGTAAAGGCAGTAAAAAGTGCGATTTACGAGCTTGCAGGAATGATGTTTAGGCATGACGAAATCTTGGAGAAAAATCGACCGAAATATGAAGCGATGTTACAGGATCCGTTTGCAGTACGTACTATGGAGGACCATGGCATGCTTTACGGACTAAGAGAAGCAGAGGAGAACTTAAGTTTTCTATTAGATGAAAATCGCCCTTTACGTACATTTGCTGAGGAATTTAAATGCCCACCTGTGAATGCTAATTTGAAGGATGATGTTGAGGATATTCTAGATAGGTTTCGAATGCTAGACTTGGAAGTCATTGTGGTTGACCAAACAACACCAATAACCAAACGGAACGGTTTATTTTGTGTGAAAGTATTGATTCCTGGCATGCTGCCAATGACATTTGGACATCACCTTACACGTATACAAGGTCTTGAACGGGTACTCAACGTACCTGTGAAACTCGGATTTAAAAAGCATCCGTTAACATATGAACAGTTGAATCCATATCCCCATCCTTTTCCATAA
- a CDS encoding ABC transporter permease yields the protein MRAYWQLTLAQLRIFARNKQVLFFTLLFPIILMLALGSFAGKEDNLSLTVGVIDLEQTSSSEDLKKLFDKYEGLKTISYGKVQNGKQALRNGEIQLLIEIPKGYEANLKEKEHAFSLPVYYNEKNLTTSELGLTVVNGIIDQYSKALVGYKPLVTVEKIGIEARNIRYVDFLVPGIVAMMIMSNNMNGVAGQIAAWRERGILRRMQGTRLKASTFIAAQITARLLLNGTQALLVVLIANLVFGISVVGSWFSLIFFIVLGTLAFMSLGFIIAGIAKNPESAGPIAGFVTFPMLFLGGVFFPISNMPDIIQPIVKVLPIAHLSSALRETMNLGTPFLQLGTDTLVLGCWLLGGFVLASLVFKWE from the coding sequence ATGAGAGCTTACTGGCAGTTAACTCTTGCACAATTAAGAATCTTTGCTCGCAATAAACAGGTTTTATTCTTTACCTTACTCTTTCCGATTATCTTAATGCTAGCTCTTGGTTCCTTTGCAGGTAAGGAGGATAATCTATCGTTAACCGTAGGGGTAATCGACTTGGAACAAACAAGTTCCTCGGAGGATCTAAAGAAACTGTTTGACAAGTACGAGGGACTAAAAACCATAAGTTATGGGAAAGTTCAAAATGGAAAACAAGCCTTGAGAAATGGAGAAATCCAGCTTCTTATTGAAATTCCAAAAGGGTATGAAGCAAACTTGAAGGAAAAGGAACACGCCTTTTCCCTTCCGGTTTATTATAATGAGAAAAATCTCACCACCTCGGAACTCGGCCTGACCGTTGTAAATGGCATCATTGATCAATATAGTAAAGCACTTGTTGGCTACAAACCTTTAGTGACGGTTGAAAAAATAGGCATAGAAGCCCGAAATATTCGTTATGTCGATTTCCTCGTCCCAGGAATCGTTGCTATGATGATTATGAGTAATAACATGAATGGTGTTGCTGGACAAATTGCTGCCTGGCGGGAAAGAGGGATCTTGCGGAGAATGCAAGGAACGAGACTCAAAGCCTCCACCTTCATCGCTGCTCAAATCACAGCTCGTTTATTACTTAATGGAACTCAAGCTCTATTGGTCGTCCTAATTGCTAATTTAGTATTCGGTATTAGTGTCGTAGGCTCTTGGTTTTCTTTGATCTTCTTCATTGTCCTTGGCACCCTTGCATTTATGTCACTTGGTTTTATTATTGCAGGGATTGCGAAAAATCCTGAAAGTGCTGGGCCAATCGCAGGATTTGTTACGTTTCCCATGCTGTTTCTTGGAGGTGTGTTCTTTCCGATTAGTAATATGCCAGATATTATTCAACCCATTGTTAAGGTACTGCCTATTGCTCATTTAAGTTCTGCCTTGAGGGAGACGATGAATCTTGGAACCCCTTTTCTTCAATTGGGAACGGACACTCTTGTATTAGGATGTTGGTTATTAGGTGGGTTTGTGTTAGCCAGTTTAGTGTTTAAATGGGAATAG
- a CDS encoding NAD(P)H-dependent oxidoreductase, translating to MGLLEKIFGKQTKEDVTMTTEKLYIGIILGSTRQGRVSPQVGEWVKGIADERGDANYEIVDIADFNLPFLGTTDGTEPGIAAWNEKLASLDGFVFIVQEYNHSITGALKNAIDFAREAWYNKAAGIVSYGSTGGARAAEHLRGILAEQKVADVRTHPTLSLFTDFVNGSEFKPQELHLNNVNAMLDEVVAWSGALKTLR from the coding sequence ATGGGTTTATTAGAAAAAATATTTGGGAAACAAACTAAGGAGGACGTTACAATGACAACAGAAAAATTATACATTGGAATTATCTTAGGAAGCACTCGTCAAGGACGTGTGAGCCCTCAAGTGGGAGAATGGGTGAAAGGAATTGCTGACGAGCGTGGAGATGCCAATTATGAAATTGTAGATATTGCTGACTTTAATCTTCCGTTTTTAGGAACAACAGATGGAACGGAGCCTGGAATTGCAGCATGGAATGAAAAACTTGCAAGCCTGGATGGATTTGTATTCATCGTTCAAGAGTACAATCACAGTATTACAGGTGCATTAAAGAACGCTATCGATTTTGCACGTGAAGCGTGGTACAACAAGGCAGCTGGTATCGTAAGTTATGGTTCAACTGGCGGAGCTCGTGCAGCTGAACATTTACGTGGAATTCTTGCCGAACAGAAAGTAGCAGATGTTCGTACACACCCAACTTTAAGTCTATTTACCGATTTTGTTAATGGGTCAGAGTTTAAACCACAAGAGTTACATCTAAATAATGTAAATGCGATGCTAGATGAAGTTGTTGCTTGGAGCGGAGCATTAAAAACACTGCGATAA
- a CDS encoding SagB family peptide dehydrogenase: MELDTFLYNLHFDTDKLLPPDWQPDWEDAPLPYKLYRGLPEIPLTADVPLTLKGREANSIPSLEEFGHYLWYVYGLTRYSQAAFIEGTEEKATVSYAQLFRRFVPSGGALYPNELYVYLKLEDVPEGVYHYDVAHHRLIFLREGNYDSYLSRSLGNRYNLSDCFCTVFVSTVFGKNFYKYNNFSYRLQGLDTGVVIGQSLEVADRMGFSTRVCYQFLDRSINHLLGLSEQDESVYAVIPLSIYNVDQFNIEKNISISATELSREVPMLKHVTYNRSKRVIDYPELKEINKASMFETTHSFVNIKQDIPLNNALGTELTILPFPEVISYDLASVCRERHSPDIDFMLGKISQTKVSTLLHETFSFSYQKDLYNTQGKLGTGLNMYGTFYNVEGVQDGAYVYDKSTHALRRISKGDLREYMQNSLTVPNVNLFQVPLVLHVVGDKDHLKKELGYRGYRIQQMEAGILVQRLLLTACALEMGGHPLLGFDSNQSDELYGVNSKEKTCLIQIPVGPYRPRVWLKGSLNS; encoded by the coding sequence TTGGAACTAGATACATTCCTATACAATCTGCATTTTGACACTGATAAACTTCTTCCGCCGGATTGGCAACCGGATTGGGAAGACGCACCACTTCCCTATAAACTGTACCGTGGCTTACCAGAGATTCCACTTACCGCAGATGTACCGTTAACTCTCAAAGGAAGAGAAGCTAATTCAATACCCAGCTTGGAGGAGTTTGGTCATTACTTATGGTATGTATATGGTCTTACTCGATACTCTCAAGCTGCTTTCATTGAAGGCACCGAGGAAAAAGCTACTGTAAGCTACGCCCAGTTGTTTCGCAGATTTGTTCCCTCTGGCGGAGCATTGTATCCCAATGAATTATATGTGTACTTAAAGTTGGAGGATGTACCTGAGGGAGTATACCACTACGATGTTGCACACCATCGCCTTATATTCCTGCGTGAAGGCAACTATGATTCCTATCTATCAAGAAGTCTTGGAAATCGTTATAATCTCTCAGATTGTTTTTGTACTGTTTTTGTATCGACGGTTTTTGGAAAAAATTTTTATAAATACAATAATTTCTCTTACAGGTTACAAGGGTTAGATACAGGCGTAGTAATTGGGCAATCGTTAGAAGTGGCGGATAGGATGGGGTTCTCAACACGGGTATGTTACCAATTTCTAGATCGTTCTATCAATCATTTGCTTGGGCTATCTGAACAAGATGAAAGTGTATATGCTGTGATCCCATTATCTATTTATAATGTTGACCAATTTAATATAGAAAAAAATATTTCTATTTCTGCAACGGAATTGTCCCGGGAAGTTCCAATGCTGAAGCATGTAACATATAACCGTTCAAAGAGAGTCATTGATTACCCAGAGCTGAAAGAGATCAATAAAGCCTCGATGTTTGAAACAACACATTCATTTGTGAACATAAAACAAGATATTCCTCTTAACAATGCATTAGGTACAGAGTTAACCATACTGCCATTTCCGGAGGTCATTTCATACGATCTAGCATCCGTTTGCAGAGAGCGGCACTCTCCAGATATTGATTTTATGCTAGGGAAAATCAGTCAAACAAAAGTATCCACTTTGTTACATGAGACTTTTTCATTTTCATATCAAAAAGACCTTTACAATACACAAGGGAAGCTTGGGACTGGTTTAAATATGTATGGCACTTTTTATAACGTGGAAGGTGTTCAAGATGGTGCTTACGTCTATGACAAAAGTACTCATGCACTTCGGAGAATATCTAAGGGGGATTTACGGGAGTATATGCAAAATTCTTTAACAGTGCCTAATGTAAATCTGTTTCAGGTTCCGCTAGTCCTGCATGTTGTTGGAGACAAGGACCACCTCAAAAAGGAACTGGGCTATAGAGGATACAGAATTCAACAGATGGAAGCTGGTATACTCGTGCAAAGGCTGCTCTTGACAGCCTGTGCCCTAGAGATGGGAGGACACCCACTATTAGGATTCGACTCTAACCAAAGTGATGAGCTTTACGGAGTCAATTCGAAAGAAAAAACGTGCCTTATACAAATCCCTGTAGGTCCATACCGTCCCCGCGTCTGGTTAAAAGGAAGCTTGAATAGCTAG
- a CDS encoding ABC transporter ATP-binding protein: MLKNIMVDVKSLLKRYGSHTAVNGVSFQVEKGEVFGLLGPNGAGKTTTIEMLVGLRKPDEGTAALAGFDVKKEVNKVKEVIGVQLQSTSLFELLKVKEILQMYGSFYPSHVNIDELIDEMLLTEKKNARIKGLSGGQKQRLAIALALIHDPQIVFLDEPTTGLDPQARRTLWDIVLRLKDRGKTVILSTHYMDEAHVLCDRIGIMDQGELIALDTPDNLVKKLQSTSTIEFHLSNPPEKELLLNLNGVKEVSIKDTFIQLYTDDLQTALTSLIQASTEHLFKIEDLQTRLATLEDVFIHMTGRSIRES; the protein is encoded by the coding sequence ATGCTTAAAAACATAATGGTAGACGTAAAAAGTCTATTAAAACGATACGGCTCTCACACAGCGGTTAACGGGGTATCCTTTCAGGTGGAAAAAGGAGAGGTTTTTGGTCTCCTTGGACCTAATGGTGCTGGAAAAACAACCACGATTGAAATGTTAGTAGGACTTAGAAAGCCAGATGAAGGAACCGCTGCACTCGCAGGCTTTGATGTGAAAAAGGAAGTGAACAAAGTCAAAGAGGTCATCGGAGTTCAACTTCAATCCACTTCTTTATTTGAATTATTGAAAGTAAAAGAAATTCTACAAATGTACGGAAGTTTCTATCCGAGCCACGTAAACATCGATGAATTAATTGATGAAATGCTTTTAACAGAGAAGAAAAACGCCCGTATTAAAGGACTTTCCGGCGGACAAAAGCAGCGGCTTGCTATTGCCTTAGCTCTTATACATGACCCGCAAATTGTGTTTCTCGATGAACCAACGACTGGGCTCGATCCACAGGCAAGAAGAACCTTGTGGGACATTGTACTACGTTTAAAAGATCGCGGAAAAACAGTTATCCTCTCCACACATTATATGGATGAAGCTCATGTGCTCTGTGACCGCATCGGAATTATGGATCAAGGAGAATTGATTGCTCTTGATACGCCAGACAATTTAGTGAAGAAACTTCAATCAACGAGCACCATAGAGTTTCATTTAAGCAATCCGCCTGAAAAAGAGTTACTTTTGAATTTAAATGGTGTTAAAGAAGTGTCTATAAAAGATACCTTTATCCAGTTATATACAGATGATTTACAAACAGCTTTAACATCCTTAATTCAGGCCTCTACGGAACATCTATTTAAAATTGAGGATTTACAAACACGTTTAGCAACATTAGAGGATGTTTTTATTCATATGACAGGAAGGAGTATCAGAGAGTCATGA
- a CDS encoding heterocycloanthracin/sonorensin family bacteriocin produces MGRKEYNMFQNELQGLGIDPYQVGQLVPMDTQSQDLQMMARRCGGCGHCGGCGGFRCGGCGGFRCGGCGGCGGFRCGGFGCFGCFGFSCFGFGIGFSCFGFI; encoded by the coding sequence ATGGGGAGGAAAGAATACAATATGTTTCAAAATGAGCTACAGGGGTTGGGAATCGACCCTTACCAAGTTGGTCAGTTAGTTCCTATGGATACTCAGAGCCAGGACCTGCAAATGATGGCTAGACGTTGCGGTGGCTGTGGACATTGCGGTGGCTGTGGAGGCTTTCGTTGCGGCGGTTGTGGAGGATTTCGATGTGGAGGCTGTGGCGGCTGTGGCGGCTTCCGTTGTGGTGGTTTTGGCTGTTTTGGCTGCTTCGGTTTCAGCTGTTTCGGCTTTGGCATCGGTTTTAGCTGTTTCGGTTTCATTTAA
- a CDS encoding DUF6526 family protein encodes MNQNYKNHRKVDPLYHFGTALLGLIMLILSIVFFFQHVRSQLLLSGIVLGFALLFFFVTVKLRGYALQLQDRIIRTEENFRYYRLTGKLLDSKLSLKQVIALRFTADEEFVDLVERTVQENLSPDDIKKAVRNWRADHHRV; translated from the coding sequence ATGAACCAAAACTATAAAAATCACAGAAAAGTTGACCCGCTTTATCATTTTGGGACAGCTTTGCTTGGACTTATTATGCTCATTTTATCGATTGTGTTTTTCTTTCAACATGTAAGAAGTCAGCTGTTGCTAAGTGGAATTGTGTTAGGCTTCGCGTTGTTGTTTTTCTTTGTGACAGTTAAATTAAGAGGATATGCCCTGCAGTTACAGGATCGAATCATTCGTACGGAGGAAAATTTTCGCTACTATCGTTTAACTGGGAAGCTATTAGACTCGAAGCTATCGTTGAAGCAAGTGATTGCACTAAGATTTACGGCTGACGAAGAATTCGTAGATTTAGTTGAGAGAACTGTTCAAGAGAACCTTTCACCAGATGACATTAAAAAGGCTGTTCGGAATTGGCGTGCAGACCATCATCGCGTATAA
- a CDS encoding putative thiazole-containing bacteriocin maturation protein: MTKLDSSSRLKVKRDTFFLPDPHPHGGVYLRNNLSSFRIEGNTIYQWIEKLLPMFNGEHTMGELTMGLTAPYRDRVYEIGETLHNNGFVRDLSKDKPHQLNQNLLEKYASQIEFIENIKGSGAYHFQEYRQAKVLVVGSGPFMGSLVSSLIESGLPKLNVLVTDSVPTNWQRQNELVQNARKTDSEVEIKNVPFHKDAGSSFWREAVQPYDWILYVSQDGNINELRDLNLVCKEEKKAFMPAIYLDQVGLSGPFNQPDTDECWESAWRRIHQSALKKDRPSQSFSSTAGSILANVSVFEFFKRATGITDSNESHQIYMLDLETLEGDWLYFIPHPLGTSKCHTPRLVEDFDLRLKEETDRNEPTSNLLEYFSRLTSEEIGIFHTWEERNLPQLPLAQCYVQAVNSFSEGPAELLPEVVCAGLTHEEAKKEAGLTGIEMYVSQMINLPVLGDKHQKNKVGAKIPEGFIGIGSGETMAEAVCRGLQVYLGEELKKRKVDQQSRVYRIKVGALEDKRCRFYFNALTTLNGAPTVGLKGDVLGFPVIGVRSKGRWYTSVSLNTTLSLRNALEQALLDAQNQVYSTDMQETESFVFLEKNESKLDIPSCDEITSRELLQSSIQILNRNRQRLVIYDLTFEPFLKQELAGVFGVQVKEGGS, encoded by the coding sequence ATGACAAAACTTGACTCGTCCTCACGTCTTAAGGTCAAAAGGGATACTTTCTTTCTTCCAGATCCACATCCACATGGCGGTGTGTATTTAAGAAACAACTTAAGCTCATTCAGAATAGAAGGTAATACAATCTATCAGTGGATTGAAAAATTGCTTCCAATGTTTAATGGGGAGCATACAATGGGAGAGTTAACAATGGGATTAACTGCCCCTTATCGGGACAGGGTATACGAAATAGGAGAAACGTTGCACAACAACGGTTTTGTACGCGATCTAAGCAAGGATAAACCCCACCAATTGAATCAAAACCTTCTTGAAAAGTATGCATCACAAATCGAATTTATTGAGAATATTAAGGGGTCTGGTGCTTACCATTTTCAAGAATATCGTCAGGCGAAAGTTCTGGTTGTCGGCTCTGGCCCCTTTATGGGTTCATTGGTTTCCTCGTTAATCGAATCGGGTCTTCCCAAATTAAATGTCTTGGTCACAGATTCCGTTCCTACCAATTGGCAGAGGCAAAATGAACTGGTGCAAAATGCCCGTAAGACCGATTCTGAAGTCGAGATAAAGAATGTGCCCTTTCATAAAGACGCAGGAAGCAGTTTCTGGAGAGAAGCAGTTCAGCCCTATGATTGGATTCTATATGTCTCTCAGGATGGCAATATAAATGAGCTAAGGGATCTTAATCTGGTTTGCAAAGAAGAAAAGAAGGCATTTATGCCAGCGATCTATTTAGACCAGGTGGGGCTTTCTGGTCCATTCAATCAACCGGATACAGATGAATGCTGGGAGTCCGCATGGCGCAGAATCCATCAATCAGCACTAAAAAAAGATCGGCCGTCTCAATCCTTCTCTTCAACAGCGGGATCGATTCTGGCAAATGTTTCAGTATTCGAATTTTTCAAAAGGGCTACAGGGATTACAGATTCCAATGAGAGTCATCAAATTTACATGCTTGATCTTGAAACCCTTGAAGGAGACTGGCTTTACTTCATCCCACATCCATTGGGTACGTCTAAATGTCATACTCCAAGACTGGTGGAAGATTTTGATTTACGCCTCAAAGAGGAAACGGACAGAAATGAACCAACGAGTAACCTCTTAGAGTATTTCAGTCGATTAACGTCAGAAGAAATAGGAATTTTCCATACTTGGGAGGAACGAAATTTACCCCAACTTCCACTTGCACAGTGCTATGTTCAAGCAGTTAACTCTTTTTCAGAGGGACCGGCAGAGCTGCTTCCTGAAGTTGTCTGTGCAGGACTTACACATGAGGAAGCAAAAAAAGAGGCAGGGCTAACAGGCATTGAAATGTATGTTTCACAAATGATAAATTTGCCCGTATTGGGAGACAAACATCAGAAAAATAAGGTAGGTGCGAAAATACCTGAGGGATTTATTGGCATCGGTTCTGGAGAAACAATGGCAGAGGCTGTTTGTAGAGGCCTTCAAGTCTATTTAGGTGAAGAATTGAAAAAGAGAAAGGTCGATCAGCAGAGTAGGGTTTATCGTATTAAGGTGGGGGCCCTAGAAGATAAGAGATGCAGATTTTATTTTAATGCCTTGACTACCTTAAATGGTGCTCCAACAGTTGGTCTAAAAGGGGATGTACTAGGATTCCCTGTGATAGGGGTAAGGTCGAAGGGCCGTTGGTACACAAGTGTAAGTCTAAATACCACACTGTCATTACGTAATGCATTGGAACAAGCGCTTTTGGATGCTCAAAACCAAGTATATTCCACAGACATGCAAGAGACGGAGTCTTTTGTTTTTCTGGAAAAAAATGAAAGCAAACTGGATATCCCATCTTGTGATGAAATTACGTCTCGGGAGCTATTACAATCGTCTATTCAGATATTGAACCGGAACCGCCAGCGGCTAGTAATCTATGACCTTACCTTTGAGCCTTTTTTAAAACAAGAGCTGGCAGGGGTGTTTGGTGTTCAGGTAAAAGAGGGGGGATCCTAA